From the genome of Leguminivora glycinivorella isolate SPB_JAAS2020 chromosome 26, LegGlyc_1.1, whole genome shotgun sequence, one region includes:
- the LOC125240070 gene encoding cell surface glycoprotein 1-like: protein MVRMQSCRFCDQGAPDRDLTKTYSLLGKTVVYADMLKDCFGVQLTLAHGSCGICVTCASRLRDASHFKLQVLCSEAELLAQIQHTEIETGVEPAPKQEDDCHPVKKLEDVSKDETDEDVLVKSEDSVPSCNDIGDDATNDDVFSETEWSCAADADSSERLETARARVQLKLGCSVKLERLRELRHASPPCPVTSHREPSPVTSHREPSPVTSHCEPSPVTSHREPSPVTSHREPSPVTSHREPSPVTSHCEPSPVTSHREPSPVTSHREPSPVTSHCEPSPVTSHCEPSPVTSHREPSPVTSHREPSPVTSHCEPSPVTSHREPSPVTSHREPSPVTSHCEPSPVTSHRIKQAIWMRRANHIVVKYAKRSLGGNTT from the exons ATGGTCAGGATGCAGTCTTGTCGCTTTTGCGACCAAGGTGCACCGGACAGGGACCTCACGAAGACGTACTCACTTCTTGGGAAAACTGTGGTGTATGCCGACATGCTCAAGGATTGCTTTGGTGTACAG TTGACCCTGGCACATGGTTCCTGTGGTATCTGCGTGACGTGTGCTAGCCGCTTGCGAGACGCGAGCCACTTCAAACTGCAGGTGCTTTGCAGTGAGGCGGAGCTACTGGCACAGATACAACACACTGAGATAGAAACAG gtgTGGAACCAGCCCCTAAGCAGGAAGATGACT gtcaTCCTGTAAAAAAGCTAGAGGATGTCAGCAAAGATGAAACTG ATGAAGACGTTCTTGTGAAGTCCGAAGACTCTGTACCAAGCTGTAACGACATAGGTGACGACGCGACGAATGACGACGTTTTCTCGGAGACAG AATGGTCCTGCGCAGCTGACGCGGACTCATCGGAGCGCCTTGAGACTGCCCGCGCGAGGGTACAACTTAAGCTAGGGTGCTCCGTGAAGCTCGAGCGCCTCCGCGAATTACGGCACGCGAGCCCGCCGTgccccgtgacgtcacaccgcgAGCCAAgccccgtgacgtcacaccgcgAGCCAAGCCCCGTGACGTCACACTGCGAGCCAAgccccgtgacgtcacaccgcgAGCCAAgccccgtgacgtcacaccgcgAGCCAAgccccgtgacgtcacaccgcgAGCCAAGCCCCGTGACGTCACACTGCGAGCCAAgccccgtgacgtcacaccgcgAGCCAAgccccgtgacgtcacaccgcgAGCCAAGCCCCGTGACGTCACACTGCGAGCCAAGCCCCGTGACGTCACACTGCGAGCCAAgccccgtgacgtcacaccgcgAGCCAAgccccgtgacgtcacaccgcgAGCCAAGCCCCGTGACGTCACACTGCGAGCCAAgccccgtgacgtcacaccgcgAGCCAAgccccgtgacgtcacaccgcgAGCCAAGCCCCGTGACGTCACACTGCGAGCCAAgccccgtgacgtcacacc GCATCAAGCAAGCCATATGGATGAGGAGAGCAAACCATATAGTTGTGAAGTATGCCAAAAGAAGCTTGGGCGGAAACACGACTTGA
- the LOC125240059 gene encoding zinc finger protein 260-like isoform X1: MESINQCHCCLQRPSAKELSTPYPHLGITEIYSAMIEECFVIKLTSTAYGESGICERCLGRLREACFFKMQVQNCQAELRDRYDGGLCVKEEDCEELDDELPESDACSESSVSSSASAPPLSLRARQQIAFGCSVRLERLRISTAHLESPPYRVTSHRESQPCPVMSHRESPANTPDELAYTHDIRSTVSTHDSSLNTHKQENITHTPETNNDVYCCDMCAHLCTSKLTLIRHIRTHTHPEGRHTCEACKETFPSVLSLKKHLRLHSTDKPYVCEECNKRFSTEKDLDTHNRKKCNREFTKKITVVRRGNKHSGIKSYKCQVCNKKLTCKKGLVTHERIHNGLKPYQCEKCNKEFTQKRTLVVHERIHSGIKPYKCKECNKEFTRKRTLVVHERIHSGIKPYKCKECNKEFTQNRYLVFHERIHSGIKPYKCKECNKEFTQKIYLVLHERIHSGIKPYKCKECNKEFTQKQCLDVHERNHSGIKPYKCKECNKEFNQKQYLDVHERNHSGIKPYKCKVCNKDFTKKTSLNRHERIHSGIKPYKCKECNKDFAQKKYLVVHEGHHSGIQPYKCKECNKYFTQKTSLNRHERIHSGIKPYKCKLCNKDYTQKKYLVVHERIHSGIKPYKCKECNKEFTQKHYLNVHERIHNGIKPYKCKVCNKDFNQKTSLIRHERIHSGIKPYKCKQCNKDFTQKQHLDIHERKHSRISK, from the exons ATGGAATCTATAAACCAGTGCCACTGCTGCCTGCAGCGGCCTTCGGCGAAAGAATTGAGCACACCGTACCCTCATCTCGGCATAACGGAAATATATTCGGCcatgattgaagaatgttttgtGATTAAA CTAACATCAACCGCCTACGGCGAGAGTGGTATCTGTGAGAGGTGCCTGGGGCGACTACGGGAGGCGTGCTTCTTCAAGATGCAGGTCCAGAACTgccaggccgagctgcgggatAGGTATGACGGAGGACTATGTGTGAAAG AAGAGGATTGCGAAGAGCTAGACGATGAGCTACCCGAAAGTGATGCGTGCAGCGAGTCTTCGGTAT CGTCCTCGGCTAGCGCGCCGCCCCTGTCCTTGCGCGCCAGGCAGCAGATCGCGTTCGGGTGCTCCGTGCGGCTCGAGCGCCTCCGCATCTCGACGGCACACCTCGAGAGCCCGCCGTACcgcgtgacgtcacaccgcgAGAGCCAGCCGTGCCCCGTGATGTCACACCGCGAGAGCCCTGCTAACACACCCGACGAACTAGCCTACACACACGATATTCGCTCCACAGTCTCCACACACGACTCTAGTTTGAACACACACAAACAGGAAAATATCACACACACACCAGAAACGAACAACGATGTCTACTGTTGCGACATGTGCGCTCACCTATGCACGTCAAAACTTACTCTAATCCGCCATATCAGAACACATACTCACCCGGAGGGTAGGCACACCTGCGAAGCTTGTAAAGAAACATTTCCTAGTGTCTTGTCACTGAAGAAGCATCTAAGATTGCACTCTACAGACAAACCCTACGTTTGTGAAGAATGCAATAAGCGATTTTCAACTGAAAAAGATTTGGATACACATAATAGAAAGAAATGTAACAGAGAAttcactaaaaaaataactgtagTCCGCCGTGGAAATAAACATAGTGGAATTAAATCATACAAATGTCAAGTATGTAACAAAAAATTGACTTGTAAAAAAGGCTTAGTGACCCATGAAAGAATCCATAATGGATTAAAACCGTACCAATGTGAAAAATGTAACAAAGAATTCACTCAAAAAAGAACTTTAGTTGTCCATGAAAGAATCCATAGTGGAATAAAACCATATAAATGTAAAGAATGTAACAAAGAATTCACTCGAAAAAGAACTTTAGTTGTCCATGAAAGAATCCATAGTGGAATAAAACCATATAAATGTAAAGAATGTAACAAAGAATTCACTCAAAACAGATATTTAGTTTTTCATGAAAGAATCCATAGTGGAATAAAACCATACAAATGTAAAGAATGTAACAAAGaattcactcaaaaaatatatttagttCTTCATGAAAGAATCCATAGTGGAATAAAACCATATAAATGTAAGGAATGTAACAAAGAATTCACTCAAAAACAATGTTTAGATGTTCATGAAAGAAACCATAGTGGAATAAAACCATATAAATGTAAGGAATGTAACAAAGAATTCaatcaaaaacaatatttagatGTTCATGAAAGAAACCATAGTGGAATAAAACCATATAAATGTAAAGTATGTAACAAAGATTTCactaaaaaaacaagtttaaatCGTCATGAAAGAATCCATAGTGGAATAAAACCATATAAATGTAAGGAATGTAACAAAGATTTCgctcaaaaaaaatatttagtggTTCATGAAGGACACCATAGTGGAATACAACCATATAAATGTAAGGAatgtaacaaatatttcacTCAAAAAACAAGTTTAAATCGTCATGAAAGAATCCATAGTGGAATAAAACCGTATAAATGTAAATTATGTAACAAAGATTAcactcaaaaaaaatatttagtggTTCATGAAAGAATCCATAGTGGAATAAAACCATATAAATGCAAGGAATGCAATAAAGAATTCACTcaaaaacattatttaaatGTTCATGAAAGAATCCATAATGGAATAAAACCATATAAATGTAAAGTATGTAACAAAGATTTCAACCAAAAAACAAGTTTAATTCGTCATGAAAGAATCCATAGTGGAATAAAACCATATAAATGTAAGCAATGTAACAAAGATTTCACTCAAAAACAACATTTAGACATTCATGAACGAAAACATAGTAGAATAAGCAAATAA
- the LOC125240059 gene encoding uncharacterized protein LOC125240059 isoform X2 has protein sequence MESINQCHCCLQRPSAKELSTPYPHLGITEIYSAMIEECFVIKLTSTAYGESGICERCLGRLREACFFKMQVQNCQAELRDRYDGGLCVKEEDCEELDDELPESDACSESSRPRLARRPCPCAPGSRSRSGAPCGSSASASRRHTSRARRTA, from the exons ATGGAATCTATAAACCAGTGCCACTGCTGCCTGCAGCGGCCTTCGGCGAAAGAATTGAGCACACCGTACCCTCATCTCGGCATAACGGAAATATATTCGGCcatgattgaagaatgttttgtGATTAAA CTAACATCAACCGCCTACGGCGAGAGTGGTATCTGTGAGAGGTGCCTGGGGCGACTACGGGAGGCGTGCTTCTTCAAGATGCAGGTCCAGAACTgccaggccgagctgcgggatAGGTATGACGGAGGACTATGTGTGAAAG AAGAGGATTGCGAAGAGCTAGACGATGAGCTACCCGAAAGTGATGCGTGCAGCGAGTCTTCG CGTCCTCGGCTAGCGCGCCGCCCCTGTCCTTGCGCGCCAGGCAGCAGATCGCGTTCGGGTGCTCCGTGCGGCTCGAGCGCCTCCGCATCTCGACGGCACACCTCGAGAGCCCGCCGTACcgcgtga